Proteins co-encoded in one Bradyrhizobium sp. 170 genomic window:
- the leuC gene encoding 3-isopropylmalate dehydratase large subunit — protein MSKPTTLYDKIWNDHLVHEADDGTCLLYIDRHLVHEVTSPQAFEGLRATGRKVHAPEKTLAVVDHNVPTTDRSKPNPDPESIEQIRALADNAKEFGVEYFNEYDKRQGIVHVIGPEQGFTLPGTTIVCGDSHTSTHGAFGALAHGIGTSEVEHVLATQTLIQKKAKNMRAVVDGKLPDGVTGKDIILAIIGEIGTAGGTGYVLEYAGDAIRALSMEGRMTVCNMSIEGGARAGLIAPDEKAFEFLKGRPKSPKGADWDAAMRYWEKLRSDEGAHFDHEIRLDAAKLPPIVTWGTSPEDVVSISGFVPDPDEIADEAKRLSKHRALKYMGLSAGTKITDIKLDRVFIGSCTNGRIEDLRAAAKVAEGKTVNAHVNAMIVPGSGIVKEQAEAEGLDKIFIKAGFEWREPGCSMCLAMNPDKLSPEERCASTSNRNFEGRQGFKGRTHLVSPAMAAAAAIAGHFVDIRDWR, from the coding sequence ATGTCCAAACCGACCACGCTGTACGACAAGATCTGGAACGACCATCTGGTGCACGAAGCCGATGACGGCACCTGCCTGCTCTATATCGACCGCCATCTGGTGCACGAGGTGACCTCGCCGCAGGCGTTCGAAGGCCTGCGCGCCACCGGTCGCAAGGTTCACGCGCCGGAAAAGACGCTGGCCGTGGTCGATCACAACGTCCCGACAACCGACCGTTCAAAACCCAATCCCGACCCTGAAAGCATCGAGCAGATCCGGGCGCTGGCGGATAACGCCAAGGAATTTGGCGTCGAGTATTTCAACGAATACGACAAGCGTCAGGGCATCGTGCATGTGATCGGCCCCGAGCAGGGCTTTACGCTGCCCGGCACCACCATCGTCTGCGGCGACAGCCACACCTCCACCCATGGCGCGTTCGGCGCGCTGGCCCACGGCATCGGCACATCAGAGGTCGAGCACGTGCTGGCGACGCAGACGCTGATCCAGAAAAAAGCAAAAAACATGCGCGCGGTGGTCGACGGCAAATTGCCCGACGGCGTCACCGGCAAGGACATCATCCTGGCGATCATCGGCGAGATCGGCACCGCCGGCGGCACCGGCTATGTGCTGGAATACGCCGGCGACGCCATCCGCGCGCTCTCGATGGAAGGCCGCATGACGGTCTGCAACATGTCGATCGAGGGCGGCGCCCGCGCTGGCCTGATTGCGCCGGACGAAAAAGCGTTCGAGTTCCTTAAAGGTAGGCCGAAGTCGCCGAAGGGCGCCGACTGGGACGCCGCGATGCGCTATTGGGAGAAGCTGCGCTCGGACGAAGGCGCGCATTTCGACCACGAGATCCGGCTGGACGCTGCGAAACTGCCGCCGATCGTGACCTGGGGCACTTCGCCCGAGGACGTGGTGTCGATCTCGGGCTTCGTGCCGGATCCCGATGAGATCGCGGACGAGGCCAAGCGGCTGTCGAAGCACCGCGCGCTGAAATATATGGGACTTTCAGCGGGAACGAAGATCACCGACATCAAGCTCGACCGCGTCTTCATCGGCTCCTGCACCAACGGCCGCATCGAGGATCTGCGCGCGGCCGCAAAGGTCGCCGAGGGCAAGACCGTCAACGCCCACGTCAATGCGATGATCGTGCCGGGCTCGGGCATCGTGAAGGAGCAGGCGGAAGCCGAAGGCCTCGACAAGATCTTCATCAAGGCGGGCTTCGAGTGGCGCGAGCCGGGTTGCTCGATGTGCCTCGCCATGAACCCCGACAAGCTGTCGCCGGAAGAACGCTGCGCCTCGACCTCGAACCGCAATTTCGAGGGCCGTCAGGGATTTAAAGGCCGCACCCATCTGGTGTCGCCTGCCATGGCGGCGGCCGCAGCCATCGCCGGGCATTTCGTCGACATCAGGGACTGGCGTTAA
- the rpsP gene encoding 30S ribosomal protein S16, which yields MSVVIRLARAGTKKRPVYHVVVADSRFPRDGRFIERLGHFNPLLPKDNESRLKLDMDKVKSWLAKGAQPSDRVTRFLDAAGIVKRPARNNPEKAVPRKERKAAAEAAAKA from the coding sequence ATGTCAGTCGTTATCCGCCTCGCTCGCGCAGGCACCAAGAAGCGTCCGGTCTATCACGTCGTCGTCGCCGACTCGCGCTTTCCGCGCGACGGCCGCTTCATCGAGCGTCTCGGCCATTTCAATCCGCTGCTGCCGAAGGACAATGAGTCGCGGCTGAAGCTCGACATGGACAAGGTCAAGTCCTGGCTCGCCAAGGGCGCGCAGCCGTCCGATCGCGTGACCCGCTTCCTGGATGCCGCCGGCATCGTCAAGCGCCCCGCCCGCAACAACCCGGAAAAGGCCGTGCCGCGCAAGGAGCGCAAGGCCGCCGCAGAAGCCGCCGCGAAGGCGTAA
- the rplS gene encoding 50S ribosomal protein L19, which yields MNLIQQLEKEQFDKLSATKSIPEFGPGDTVIVNVKVVEGERTRVQAYEGVCIGRSGGGLNESFTVRKISYGEGVERVFPVMSPMIDSIKVVRRGKVRRAKLYYLRQLRGKSARIVEKQDRATAVGE from the coding sequence ATGAACCTCATTCAACAGCTCGAAAAAGAGCAATTCGACAAACTGTCGGCGACCAAGTCGATCCCGGAATTCGGGCCCGGCGACACCGTGATCGTCAACGTCAAGGTGGTCGAAGGCGAGCGCACCCGCGTGCAGGCCTATGAAGGCGTCTGCATCGGCCGTTCCGGCGGCGGGCTCAACGAGAGCTTCACCGTGCGCAAGATTTCCTACGGCGAAGGCGTCGAGCGCGTGTTCCCCGTGATGTCGCCGATGATCGACTCGATCAAGGTGGTGCGCCGCGGCAAGGTGCGTCGCGCCAAGCTTTATTACCTGCGCCAGCTGCGCGGCAAGTCGGCCCGCATCGTCGAGAAGCAGGACCGCGCTACGGCTGTCGGCGAGTAA
- the leuD gene encoding 3-isopropylmalate dehydratase small subunit, whose protein sequence is MEKFTTLEGVAAPLKIINVDTDMIIPKQYLKTIKRTGLGKGLFSEQRYKDDGSENPDFVLNQPAYRNAKVLVAGDNFGCGSSREHAPWALLDFGIRCVISTSFGDIFYNNCFKNGILPIRVTQDDLNKLFDDAERGANATLTIDLANQEIRGPDGGKVKFEIDPFRKHCLMNGLDDIGLTMEKKSSIDDYEAKLKKERAWA, encoded by the coding sequence ATGGAAAAGTTCACCACACTGGAAGGCGTCGCGGCGCCCCTGAAGATCATCAATGTCGACACCGACATGATCATCCCGAAACAGTACCTCAAGACCATCAAGCGCACCGGCCTTGGCAAGGGGCTCTTCTCCGAGCAACGCTACAAGGATGACGGCAGCGAGAACCCGGACTTCGTGCTCAACCAGCCGGCCTATCGCAACGCCAAGGTGCTGGTCGCCGGCGACAATTTCGGCTGCGGTTCCAGCCGCGAGCACGCGCCGTGGGCGCTCCTGGATTTCGGCATCCGCTGCGTGATCTCGACCTCGTTCGGCGACATCTTCTACAACAACTGCTTCAAGAACGGCATTCTGCCGATCCGCGTCACCCAGGACGACCTCAACAAGCTGTTCGACGACGCCGAGCGCGGCGCCAACGCCACCCTGACCATCGATCTCGCCAACCAGGAGATCCGCGGCCCCGACGGCGGCAAGGTGAAGTTCGAGATTGATCCGTTCCGCAAGCACTGCCTGATGAACGGCCTCGACGACATCGGCCTGACCATGGAAAAGAAGTCGTCGATCGACGATTACGAGGCGAAGCTGAAGAAAGAGCGCGCCTGGGCGTGA
- the ffh gene encoding signal recognition particle protein: MFDNLSEKLGGILDRLTGRGSLSEADVDAAMREVRRALLEADVSLDVVRGFIDRVREQAVGATVVKSVTPGQMVVKIVHDELVATLGSDGQTIDLNAVPPVAIMMVGLQGSGKTTTTAKLARRMTQRDKRKVLMASLDIYRPAAMEQLAVLGRDLDIPTLPIVAGQKPAQIAKRAIEAGKLGGYDVVLLDTAGRTTLDEEMMSEAAEIKTTANPHEVLLVADSLTGQDAVNLARAFDQRVGLTGIVLTRVDGDGRGGAALSMRAVTGKPIKLIGTGEKTDALEDFHPSRIAGRILGMGDVVSLVERAAANIDAEKAARTAERMRKGQFDLTDMREQLLQMANMGGISGLMGMMPGVAKMKNQIAAAGIDDKILKRQVAVIDSMTRQERKNPDILKASRKKRIAAGAGLEVQEVNKLLKMHRNMADMMKAMGSGKRGPMAGIAQAMGFGGGMKPPSPEEMKAMAEKMQGGAGGGLPNLPKDLPVGLRQGLPNVPGLTGLSGKPTLPGLGGFPGKKK; this comes from the coding sequence TTGTTCGACAATCTGTCGGAAAAGCTTGGTGGGATACTCGATCGGCTGACGGGCCGCGGTTCGCTGTCGGAGGCCGACGTCGACGCCGCGATGCGCGAGGTGCGCCGCGCGCTGCTGGAAGCCGACGTCTCGCTCGACGTTGTCAGAGGTTTCATCGACCGCGTCCGCGAGCAGGCGGTCGGCGCCACCGTCGTCAAGTCGGTCACCCCCGGCCAGATGGTGGTCAAGATCGTCCATGACGAGCTGGTCGCCACGCTTGGTTCCGACGGCCAGACCATCGATCTCAATGCGGTGCCGCCGGTCGCCATCATGATGGTCGGCCTGCAGGGCTCCGGCAAAACCACCACCACCGCAAAACTCGCCCGCCGCATGACCCAGCGCGACAAGCGCAAGGTGCTGATGGCCTCGCTCGACATCTACCGCCCGGCGGCGATGGAGCAATTGGCCGTGCTGGGGCGCGACCTCGACATCCCGACGCTGCCGATCGTGGCCGGCCAGAAGCCGGCGCAGATCGCCAAGCGCGCCATCGAAGCCGGCAAGCTCGGCGGCTACGACGTGGTGTTGCTCGACACCGCCGGCCGCACCACGCTCGACGAAGAGATGATGAGCGAGGCCGCGGAAATCAAAACCACGGCCAATCCGCATGAAGTGCTGCTGGTCGCGGACTCGCTGACCGGTCAGGACGCGGTCAATCTCGCGCGCGCCTTCGATCAGCGCGTCGGCCTGACCGGCATCGTTCTGACGCGGGTCGACGGCGACGGCCGCGGCGGCGCCGCGCTGTCGATGCGCGCGGTGACCGGCAAGCCGATCAAGCTGATCGGCACCGGCGAAAAGACCGACGCGCTGGAAGATTTTCACCCGAGCCGGATCGCCGGCCGCATTCTCGGCATGGGCGACGTGGTCTCGCTGGTCGAGCGTGCCGCGGCGAATATCGACGCTGAAAAAGCGGCGCGCACCGCCGAGCGGATGCGCAAGGGCCAGTTCGACCTGACCGACATGCGCGAGCAGTTGCTGCAGATGGCGAACATGGGCGGCATCAGCGGGTTGATGGGCATGATGCCCGGCGTTGCCAAGATGAAAAACCAGATCGCCGCCGCCGGGATCGACGACAAGATCCTCAAGCGTCAGGTCGCGGTGATCGATTCGATGACGCGGCAGGAGCGCAAGAATCCCGATATCCTCAAGGCCAGCCGCAAGAAGCGCATCGCCGCCGGCGCCGGCCTGGAGGTCCAGGAAGTCAACAAGCTGCTGAAGATGCACCGGAACATGGCCGACATGATGAAGGCCATGGGTTCGGGCAAGCGCGGCCCGATGGCCGGCATCGCGCAGGCGATGGGGTTTGGCGGCGGCATGAAGCCGCCCTCGCCGGAAGAGATGAAGGCGATGGCGGAAAAGATGCAGGGCGGCGCCGGCGGCGGCCTGCCGAATTTGCCGAAGGATCTTCCCGTCGGCCTGCGTCAGGGCCTGCCCAACGTGCCAGGACTTACCGGGCTCAGTGGCAAGCCGACCCTGCCGGGCCTCGGCGGCTTTCCGGGGAAGAAGAAATGA
- the rimM gene encoding ribosome maturation factor RimM (Essential for efficient processing of 16S rRNA) yields the protein MAAPICVARIGAAHGVRGAVKLWTFTEDPLAVKHYGPLMTKDGARQFEVTHAREAKDHLVATLKGIATREDAERLNGIELYIAREKLPETDEDEYYHADLIGLAAVNAANEPLGRVTAIHNFGAGDIIEIAPAQGPTMLLPFTNAVVPTVDLAGGRVVIELPQEIEGDDAPTLT from the coding sequence GTGGCAGCACCAATTTGCGTCGCCCGTATCGGCGCCGCGCATGGCGTGCGCGGCGCGGTGAAACTATGGACGTTCACCGAAGATCCGCTGGCCGTAAAACATTACGGCCCGCTGATGACGAAAGACGGCGCGCGCCAGTTCGAGGTGACGCATGCCCGTGAGGCCAAGGATCATCTGGTTGCGACGCTGAAAGGCATCGCCACCCGCGAGGATGCCGAACGGCTCAACGGCATCGAGCTTTATATCGCGCGCGAAAAACTGCCCGAGACCGATGAGGACGAATATTATCACGCCGACCTGATCGGGCTGGCGGCGGTCAACGCCGCCAATGAGCCGCTCGGCCGCGTCACAGCGATCCATAATTTCGGCGCCGGCGACATTATCGAAATTGCGCCGGCGCAAGGCCCGACCATGCTGCTGCCGTTCACCAATGCGGTCGTGCCGACGGTCGATCTCGCCGGCGGCCGCGTGGTGATCGAGCTGCCGCAGGAAATCGAAGGCGACGACGCCCCGACACTCACGTGA
- a CDS encoding CoA ester lyase, with protein MIRPRRSLLFMPGSNARALEKARSLPADGIILDLEDSVAPDAKAMARDQIAKAIAAGGFGKREVLIRVNSLDTPWWVDDVTMAGKARPDGILVPKVSTVADLNAIANRLSDINAGMSIRVWAMLETARGVLDADKLAAASKDSETRLAGFVFGPNDISRETRIRMQPGRAAMIPMITHCILATRAHGLEILDGPYSDISNIDGFATECAQGRDLGFDGKTLIHPSHIEACNAIFTPPAEEVEQARKIIAAFEKPENASRGAIQLDGRMVERLHADMAKRTIAIADAIAAMGH; from the coding sequence ATGATCCGTCCGCGCCGCAGCCTGTTGTTCATGCCGGGGTCGAACGCGCGGGCGCTGGAAAAGGCGCGCAGCCTGCCGGCCGACGGCATCATTCTCGACCTCGAGGATTCGGTGGCGCCGGACGCCAAGGCGATGGCCCGCGACCAGATCGCAAAAGCCATTGCGGCCGGCGGATTCGGCAAGCGCGAGGTGCTGATCCGCGTCAACAGCCTCGATACGCCGTGGTGGGTCGACGACGTCACCATGGCCGGCAAGGCCCGGCCCGACGGCATCCTGGTTCCCAAGGTTTCCACCGTGGCCGATCTCAACGCCATCGCCAACCGCCTGAGCGACATCAACGCCGGTATGTCGATCCGGGTCTGGGCCATGCTCGAAACCGCGCGCGGGGTGCTGGACGCCGACAAGCTCGCGGCGGCATCGAAGGATTCCGAGACCCGGCTTGCGGGCTTCGTGTTCGGGCCCAATGATATCTCGCGGGAGACGCGGATCCGCATGCAGCCGGGCCGAGCGGCGATGATCCCGATGATCACGCACTGCATTCTGGCGACGCGCGCGCACGGGCTCGAAATTCTCGATGGCCCCTACAGCGACATCAGCAATATCGATGGCTTTGCGACCGAATGCGCGCAGGGCCGCGATCTCGGCTTCGACGGCAAGACGCTGATCCATCCGAGCCACATCGAGGCTTGCAACGCCATCTTCACGCCGCCGGCCGAGGAGGTCGAGCAGGCGCGCAAGATCATCGCAGCATTCGAAAAGCCGGAAAACGCCTCCCGCGGCGCCATCCAGCTCGATGGGCGGATGGTGGAGCGGCTGCACGCCGACATGGCGAAGCGGACGATCGCGATTGCGGACGCGATCGCGGCGATGGGGCACTAG
- a CDS encoding metallopeptidase family protein translates to MWTEAKAPSLAEMETMAHEVFERLPKGFRTLCQGVIIRVDDFPTDEVLDEMQAQSEFDLLGLFQGIGLPQQSNQDIARLPNMIWLYRRPILDYWAEHEETLGHIVRHVLIHEIGHHFGLSDADMEAIEAGAG, encoded by the coding sequence ATGTGGACCGAAGCAAAAGCCCCCTCGCTCGCCGAAATGGAAACCATGGCGCATGAGGTGTTCGAACGCCTGCCGAAGGGCTTTCGAACCCTGTGCCAGGGCGTGATCATCCGCGTCGACGATTTTCCAACCGACGAGGTTCTGGACGAGATGCAGGCGCAAAGCGAATTCGACCTGCTCGGCCTGTTCCAGGGCATAGGCCTGCCGCAGCAGAGCAATCAGGACATCGCCCGCTTGCCCAACATGATCTGGCTCTACCGGCGGCCGATCCTCGATTACTGGGCCGAACATGAGGAAACGCTGGGCCATATCGTCCGCCACGTCCTGATCCACGAGATCGGCCACCATTTTGGGCTGTCGGACGCCGATATGGAGGCCATCGAGGCCGGCGCGGGCTAA
- a CDS encoding capsular polysaccharide synthesis protein encodes MRPDVVTFWHGPLDGLRLTCLRSQVAAGHKVTVYSFDPLPGLPDGVGNAEAEAILPHSFSERLRPPEPDGSWRDWTILQFSDFFRMRLMAEKAGLWLDADVLLLKPVEIDPAKPYFAWERRRQLGNSVLYLPANDPIVRAFEELMEQEDLTPDWLALRHRLTFMLRQLRRRSSRLSDIRVAIYGPAALTALARRSDELQHALSKQSFYAVHAEPKLFFEQTDFSSLIADPQIIGLHISPKGRGGEKPIPGSLYAWAAEKFGSR; translated from the coding sequence ATGCGGCCTGACGTCGTCACTTTCTGGCATGGCCCGCTCGACGGGCTGCGGCTGACCTGCCTGCGGTCGCAAGTCGCCGCCGGCCACAAGGTCACCGTCTACAGTTTCGATCCGCTGCCGGGCCTGCCCGACGGCGTCGGCAATGCCGAGGCCGAGGCGATCCTGCCGCATTCGTTTTCCGAACGGCTGCGCCCGCCCGAGCCGGACGGAAGCTGGCGCGACTGGACCATTTTGCAGTTCAGCGACTTTTTCCGGATGCGGCTGATGGCCGAAAAGGCCGGCCTGTGGCTCGACGCCGATGTGCTGTTGCTGAAGCCGGTCGAGATCGATCCGGCAAAGCCTTACTTCGCCTGGGAGCGTCGGCGCCAGCTCGGCAACTCGGTGTTGTACCTGCCTGCGAATGATCCCATCGTGCGAGCGTTCGAGGAGCTGATGGAGCAGGAAGATTTGACGCCGGACTGGCTGGCGCTGCGTCATCGCCTCACCTTCATGCTGCGCCAGTTGCGACGCCGATCGAGCCGTCTGTCCGACATCCGCGTCGCGATCTATGGCCCGGCCGCGCTGACCGCGCTCGCCCGCCGCTCGGACGAATTGCAGCACGCACTGTCCAAGCAATCTTTTTACGCTGTCCATGCTGAGCCGAAGCTGTTCTTCGAACAGACGGATTTTTCAAGCCTGATCGCTGATCCCCAAATCATCGGCCTCCACATCTCGCCAAAAGGCCGCGGGGGCGAGAAGCCGATTCCGGGCAGCCTTTATGCCTGGGCGGCGGAGAAGTTTGGCTCGCGATAG
- a CDS encoding aspartate-semialdehyde dehydrogenase, producing the protein MGYKVAVVGATGNVGREMLNILDERKFPADEVVVLASRRSVGVEVSYGDRTLKVKALEHYDFSDVDICLMSAGGSVSKEWSPKIGAAGAVVIDNSSAWRMDPDVPLIVPEVNADAVAGFAKKNIIANPNCSTAQLVVALKPLHDKATIKRVVVSTYQSVSGAGKDAMDELFSQTKAVYTNSELINKKFPKRIAFNVIPHIDVFMEDGYTKEEWKMMMETKKILDPKIRLTATCVRVPVFVGHSEAVNIEFENPITADEARNILRNAPGCLVIDKHEPGGYVTPYEAAGEDATYISRIREDNTVENGLQLWCVSDNLRKGAALNAIQIAECLINRKLISAKKKAA; encoded by the coding sequence ATGGGTTACAAAGTCGCTGTGGTCGGCGCGACCGGCAATGTCGGGCGCGAAATGCTCAACATTCTCGACGAGCGCAAATTCCCCGCCGACGAGGTCGTGGTGCTGGCTTCGCGCCGCAGCGTCGGCGTCGAGGTCTCCTATGGCGACCGCACCCTGAAGGTCAAAGCGCTCGAGCACTATGATTTCTCCGACGTCGACATTTGCCTAATGTCGGCCGGCGGTTCGGTGTCGAAGGAATGGTCGCCCAAAATCGGCGCCGCCGGCGCGGTCGTGATCGACAATTCGTCGGCCTGGCGGATGGATCCGGACGTGCCGCTGATCGTGCCGGAAGTGAACGCGGACGCGGTCGCCGGCTTTGCCAAGAAGAACATCATCGCCAATCCGAACTGCTCGACGGCGCAGCTCGTGGTCGCGCTGAAGCCGTTGCATGACAAGGCCACCATCAAGCGCGTCGTGGTCTCGACCTATCAATCGGTCTCGGGTGCCGGCAAGGATGCGATGGACGAACTGTTTTCGCAGACCAAGGCCGTCTACACCAACAGCGAGCTCATCAACAAGAAATTCCCCAAGCGCATCGCCTTCAACGTCATCCCGCACATCGACGTCTTCATGGAGGACGGCTACACCAAGGAAGAGTGGAAGATGATGATGGAGACCAAGAAGATTCTTGATCCCAAAATCAGGCTGACCGCGACCTGCGTGCGGGTGCCTGTGTTCGTCGGCCACTCCGAGGCGGTCAACATCGAATTCGAGAACCCGATCACGGCCGATGAAGCGCGCAACATCCTGCGCAATGCGCCGGGATGCCTGGTCATCGACAAGCACGAGCCCGGCGGCTACGTCACGCCGTATGAAGCAGCGGGCGAGGACGCGACCTATATCAGCCGCATCCGCGAGGACAACACCGTCGAGAACGGCCTGCAGCTGTGGTGCGTGTCGGACAATCTGCGCAAGGGCGCCGCGCTGAATGCGATCCAGATCGCCGAATGCCTTATCAACCGCAAGCTGATCAGCGCGAAGAAAAAGGCGGCGTAA
- a CDS encoding carbonic anhydrase — MAPFPQHLLDGYRAFTSQRLPTEQTRYRELSERGQSPAVMVIGCCDSRVSPEVIFDAGPGELFVVRNVANLVPVFQPDGGAHGVSAALEYAVQVLRIKHIVVLGHAQCGGIRAFIDDIDPLSPGDFIGRWMAMFIKPGEKVGQRAHETRQDFTTRIEKAAVFRSLENLMTFPFVRSRVERGEMELHGAYFGVAEGSLFVLDPDAKEFRSVRDGE, encoded by the coding sequence ATGGCTCCATTCCCGCAACACCTGCTCGACGGCTACCGGGCCTTTACCTCGCAGCGTCTGCCGACCGAACAGACGCGCTACCGGGAACTTTCCGAGCGCGGCCAGTCGCCCGCCGTGATGGTGATCGGCTGCTGCGATTCGCGCGTCTCGCCGGAAGTGATTTTCGACGCCGGCCCCGGCGAACTCTTCGTGGTGCGCAACGTCGCCAATCTGGTGCCGGTTTTCCAGCCGGACGGCGGCGCCCATGGCGTCTCCGCGGCGCTGGAATACGCAGTACAGGTGCTGCGCATAAAACACATCGTGGTGCTCGGCCATGCGCAATGCGGCGGCATCCGCGCCTTCATCGACGATATCGACCCGCTGTCGCCGGGCGATTTCATCGGCCGCTGGATGGCGATGTTCATCAAGCCGGGCGAGAAGGTCGGCCAGCGCGCGCACGAGACCCGGCAGGATTTCACCACGCGGATCGAGAAGGCCGCGGTGTTCCGCTCACTCGAAAACCTGATGACGTTTCCGTTCGTGCGCAGCCGCGTCGAGCGCGGCGAGATGGAATTGCACGGCGCCTATTTCGGCGTCGCGGAAGGCTCGCTGTTCGTGCTCGACCCGGATGCGAAGGAATTTCGCAGCGTCAGGGACGGCGAATAA
- a CDS encoding DUF6455 family protein, giving the protein MTVQEKPYPIVSLVVDVFGEWLKHRRELKEMREMDAASFGRIAGELRMSSTDLEALVRRGPHAADELPKMLAALGVDQDSLTRREPLVLRDMERVCSLCNHKRQCDRDLAAGTAAAHYEEYCGNADTIDGLGPRENS; this is encoded by the coding sequence ATGACCGTTCAGGAAAAGCCCTATCCCATCGTCAGCCTCGTGGTCGACGTCTTCGGCGAATGGCTGAAGCACCGGCGTGAGCTGAAGGAAATGCGCGAGATGGACGCCGCCAGTTTCGGCCGGATCGCCGGTGAATTGCGGATGTCGTCCACCGATCTGGAGGCGCTGGTCCGCCGCGGGCCGCATGCCGCCGACGAACTGCCGAAGATGCTGGCCGCGCTCGGCGTCGACCAGGACAGTCTGACGCGGAGAGAGCCGCTCGTGCTGCGCGACATGGAGCGCGTCTGCTCGCTGTGCAACCACAAGCGCCAATGCGACCGCGATCTCGCCGCCGGCACCGCCGCTGCGCATTATGAGGAATATTGCGGCAATGCCGACACGATCGACGGTCTTGGTCCGCGGGAAAATTCGTAG
- a CDS encoding CatB-related O-acetyltransferase has product MDASHRPKLAETIVHETVRLREAQIGRRCEVLCNTRIEYSSLGDYSYLGENCEIADAVIGKFTAIANSVRIGAPNHPMGRPSQHRFTYCPEYYEPTASRDRDFFAERRSDRVIVGNDCWIGHAAILLPGVTVGDGAVIAAGAVVSRNVPPYTIVGGVPARPIRQRFPDAVAESLRRIAWWDWPDEIIFERLSDFRSEAIDQFCERYDPAFAR; this is encoded by the coding sequence ATGGACGCGTCGCATCGCCCCAAGCTCGCGGAAACAATCGTCCATGAAACGGTGCGGCTGCGCGAGGCGCAGATCGGCCGGCGTTGCGAAGTCCTGTGCAACACACGCATCGAATATTCCTCGCTCGGCGACTACTCCTATCTCGGGGAAAATTGCGAGATCGCCGACGCCGTGATCGGCAAGTTCACGGCGATCGCCAATTCGGTGCGGATCGGCGCGCCGAACCATCCGATGGGCCGGCCGTCGCAGCATCGCTTCACCTATTGCCCGGAATATTACGAGCCGACGGCCAGTCGCGACCGCGACTTCTTTGCGGAGCGCCGCAGCGACAGGGTAATCGTCGGCAACGATTGCTGGATCGGGCATGCCGCCATCCTGCTGCCGGGCGTGACGGTCGGCGACGGTGCTGTCATTGCCGCGGGCGCGGTCGTCAGCCGCAACGTGCCGCCCTACACCATCGTCGGCGGCGTTCCCGCGCGCCCGATCCGTCAGCGCTTTCCGGATGCGGTTGCCGAAAGCCTGCGCCGCATCGCCTGGTGGGACTGGCCGGATGAGATCATCTTCGAGCGCCTGAGCGATTTTCGCTCCGAGGCGATCGATCAGTTTTGTGAGCGCTACGATCCGGCGTTCGCTCGCTGA
- the trmD gene encoding tRNA (guanosine(37)-N1)-methyltransferase TrmD, whose translation MTWRATVLTLFPEMFPGPLGVSLAGKALTSGLWQLEARDIRASATDKHRSVDDTPAGGGPGMVLRADVLAAAIDAVDAGQTRPRLLMSPRGRPLTQSQVAELAAGPGPLVVCGRFEGVDQRVIEARHLEEVSIGDYVLSGGEIAAMALIDACVRLLPGVMGKQASGEDESFSDGLLEYPQFTRPQEFEGRTIPEILISGDHAKVAAWRRAEAKALTRARRPDLWAAGPGQKATKSTTDG comes from the coding sequence ATGACCTGGCGCGCCACGGTTCTCACGCTCTTCCCCGAGATGTTTCCCGGGCCGCTCGGCGTCAGCCTGGCGGGCAAGGCGCTGACGTCAGGCCTGTGGCAGCTGGAGGCGCGTGACATCCGGGCTTCTGCCACCGACAAGCATCGCAGCGTCGATGACACCCCCGCCGGCGGCGGCCCGGGCATGGTGCTCCGGGCCGACGTGCTGGCGGCGGCGATCGATGCCGTGGATGCCGGCCAAACTCGACCGCGCCTCCTGATGAGCCCGCGGGGTCGGCCATTGACCCAGTCGCAGGTGGCGGAACTGGCCGCCGGGCCCGGTCCCCTGGTCGTCTGCGGCCGGTTCGAGGGGGTCGATCAGCGGGTCATCGAGGCACGGCACCTCGAGGAAGTCTCGATCGGAGATTATGTGTTGTCAGGCGGCGAGATCGCCGCGATGGCGCTGATTGATGCCTGCGTGCGGCTTTTGCCGGGTGTCATGGGCAAGCAGGCCTCGGGCGAGGACGAAAGCTTTTCCGATGGACTACTGGAATACCCCCAATTCACCCGTCCGCAGGAGTTCGAGGGCCGGACGATCCCCGAAATCCTGATCTCGGGCGACCATGCCAAGGTGGCGGCCTGGCGTCGGGCCGAAGCCAAGGCCCTGACCCGGGCGCGGCGGCCGGATTTATGGGCCGCGGGGCCCGGCCAAAAAGCCACAAAAAGCACGACAGACGGGTGA